In the Solanum pennellii chromosome 5, SPENNV200 genome, one interval contains:
- the LOC107018534 gene encoding protein FLOWERING LOCUS T-like: MPRVDPLIVGRVIGEVLDPFTKSVDLRVVYNNREVNNACVLKPSQVVMQPRVYIGGDDLRTFYTLIMVDPDAPSPSNPNLREYLHWLVTDIPATTDTSFGNEIVCYENPTPTMGIHRFVLVLFRQLGRETVYPPGWRQNFNTRDFAELYNLGLPVASVYFNCHRESGTGGRRA, from the exons ATGCCTAGAGTTGATCCATTGATAGTTGGTCGTGTGATAGGTGAAGTTTTAGATCCATTCACTAAGTCTGTTGATCTTAGAGTTGTTTATAATAATAGAGAAGTGAACAATGCATGTGTGTTGAAACCTTCACAAGTTGTTATGCAACCTAGGGTTTATATCGGAGGGGACGATCTTCGCACCTTTTACACTCTg attatgGTGGATCCTGATGCTCCAAGCCCAAGCAATCCTAACTTGAGGGAGTATCTACACTG gCTGGTCACAGATATCCCAGCAACTACAGATACAAGCTTTG GAAATGAAATAGTATGCTACGAGAATCCAACACCAACGATGGGAATTCATCGATTCGTTTTGGTTTTATTTCGACAATTGGGACGTGAAACAGTGTATCCCCCAGGATGGCGTCAAAATTTCAACACAAGAGACTTTGCTGAGCTTTATAATCTTGGATTGCCTGTTGCATCTGTTTACTTCAATTGCCATAGAGAGAGTGGTACTGGAGGACGTCGCGCATAA
- the LOC107019833 gene encoding uncharacterized protein LOC107019833 has product MGFNKYYSDSSEPHYHKTHKIFLFCNYILLGASSSCIFLTLSLRLIPSLYGFLFILLHILTIGGAVFGCATVSALSQSADTKGYGAHMVSSVLIAIFQGSVFVLIFTKTGDFLGKLNSYVREEDGVMILRLAGGLCALIFCLQWISLTLAFFLKYYAYIEGNNGNIAMKNRGKVQDEQDVKNWPWPFQV; this is encoded by the coding sequence atgGGATTCAACAAATATTATTCAGATTCAAGTGAACCCCATTACCACAAAACACACAAAATCTTCCTTTTCTGTAACTACATTCTTCTTGGTGCATCCTCTAGCTGCATTTTCTTAACTCTATCCCTCCGATTAATTCCGTCTCTTTACGGATTCTTATTCATCCTCCTTCACATCCTTACTATAGGTGGCGCAGTTTTTGGCTGCGCCACAGTGTCAGCACTCTCACAGAGTGCTGACACTAAAGGGTACGGAGCACACATGGTGTCCTCCGTACTCATAGCAATTTTCCAAGGCTCTGTTTTCGTGCTTATATTCACGAAAACAGGGGATTTTCTTGGAAAATTGAATTCCTATGTCAGAGAAGAAGATGGTGTTATGATTTTGAGATTAGCTGGTGGATTATGTGCTTTAATCTTTTGTCTTCAATGGATTTCTCTTACATTAgcatttttcttgaaatattaTGCTTATATTGAAGGAAATAATGGGAATATTGCAATGAAGAATAGAGGTAAAGTTCAAGATGAACAAGATGTGAAGAATTGGCCATGGCCATTTCAAGTTTAA
- the LOC107018535 gene encoding 60S ribosomal protein L38, whose amino-acid sequence MPKQIHEIKDFLLTARRKDARTVKIKKNKDMVKFKVRCSKYLYTLCVSDFEKADKLKQSLPPGLSVQDL is encoded by the exons ATG cCTAAGCAAATCCATGAGATCAAGGATTTCCTTCTGACAGCCAGAAGGAAGGATGCCCGAACTGTCAAGATCAAGAAGAACAAGGATATGGTCAAGTTCAAGGTTCGCTGCTCCAAGTACCTCTACACACTCTGTGTGTCCGACTTTGAGAAGGCTGACAAGTTGAAGCAATCACTTCCTCCAG GTTTGAGCGTGCAGGATCTGTGA